Sequence from the Bacillus sp. es.036 genome:
TCCCGGCACTTGTCTTGTTTATTATCGTGGGAATGATTACAGGAAGCGATGGACTCGGATATATTTATTTTGATAATGCTTCACTTACACAGTCACTTGGTATATTAGCTCTTGTATTGATCTTGTTTGATGGTGGCTTACAAACAGAATGGCGTCGTACGAAAGCCGTTCTTCCTATTTCATTGTCTCTCGCAACAGTAGGCGTTCTTATTACTTCAGGGTTATTTGGTGTTGCTGCCAAAATGATTTTGGATGTGAATTGGAATGAAGCTCTACTCTTAGGTGCGATTGTAGGTTCAACAGATGCAGCAGCGGTCTTTGCCGTTTTGAAAGGGAAGAACATTAAGCGGAAGTTGCAATCGACCCTTGAAGCAGAGTCAGGCTCGAATGATCCAATGGCAATGTTTTTAACACTTACTTTATTACAACTTGCCATTGGCGAGACCGCCTTTGGTGCGTCCGTCATCCTGTCGTTCTTCTGGCAAATGGGCGCTGGACTATTACTAGGTGTCTTGTTTGGCTACGCGGCCTCATGGGCGATGAAGAATATCGAGTTAGGTTCAAACGGGTTATACCCTGTTTTTTCAATTGCGATTGCCTTAATTACATATAGCGCAACAGATTTAGTCAACGCAAGCGGACTGCTTGCTGTGTATGCTGCTGCCCTTGTACTTGGTAATACAAAAAGTCTTCCATATGGTCAAACGATTTTCCGCTTCCATGATGGGATCGCTTGGATGATGCAAATCTTAATGTTTATTATGCTAGGTCTCCTTGTTAATCCTTCTGAACTATTCTCAACCTGGATTGTCTTAAAAGGGCTAGCTCTCTCGTTTATCTTGATTGTGATCGCACGTCCAATTGCTGTTTTTCTCTCAAGTATCCCGTTTAAGTTCACACTTAAAGAAAAAACTTTTCTTTCTTGGGCCGGATTACGAGGAGCGGTGCCAATTGTGTTAGCGACTTTCCCGCTGTTAGAAGGACTAGAAAATAGCCAGCTTTTCTTTAACCTCATTTTCTTTATTGTCCTCACTTCTGCCCTTGTACAAGGAGCTACTATTCCTCTTATAGGGAAAAAATTAGGGCTTACTAGCCCTGAAGTTCATGTGCCTTCTCATTCATTAGAACTGGTATCATCAACAACGGTTAACGCCGAGATGATTCCTTATACCATTAGGCCATCTTCTAAATTAATTGGAAAAGAGTTATCCGATATATCATTTCCAGATAAAGTGCTCGTTAGTGCAATTATTCGCCGAGATGAATTGATCGCACCTTCTGGAGATACGAAAATAAAAGTGAACGATGTACTCTATATTCTTGTTGAAAATCAAAAGAAATCAGAGCTTGAAAAGGTACTGGGGATCCGAAAGACAATCGGTGGATAACTAAAAAATTTCGAATGAAGGGGCTCTGCACTGCAGAGCCCCTCCATTCGTTTCATTCGCATAAAGTTAGGGAAAATCCCTCCTAAATCATAAGCATCATTTATGCAACAAAACGATTATCTAACAATGAAGAAAGAAGGTCATCGATAATGCCTGAAGGTCCTGAAATTAGAAGAGCAGCAGACCAGGTTGAGAAAGCGTTACGAAAAGGAAGCGTGATGGATGTATTCTTTGCTTTTGAACATTTAAAGGGATATGAATCTCTCTTAAGCGGGGCAGAGGTAACGAGGGTAGATACGAAAGGAAAGGCGATGCTGATTCGATTTGATAATGGGTATACCATCTACTCGCATAATCAGCTCTATGGGAAATGGGTGATACGGAACGCCTACAATTATCCAAAAACAAATCGTCAGCTACGTCTAGCCCTTCATAATGAGAAGAAGTCTGCCCTTCTATATAGCGCATCTGATATTGAAGTGCTTCGCGATGAAGAAGTGCCTCTCCACCCTTTTATTGCGAAAGTGGGACCTGATTTACTGAGTGAAGAAGTAAGTGCGGAACAATTGAAGGAGCGCTTTGAATCAAAAGCTTTCCATAAGAAAAAGTGGACTTCCCTTTTGCTAGATCAGTCTTTTATTGGTGGTATTGGTAACTATTTAAGAAGTGAAATTCTCTTTCTAGCAGGTATTCATCCGGATTTACGTCCAATTGATTGCTCGGAGCAGCAGTTAACGAAAGCGGCTGAAGCCACCGTGAAACTCGTTCATCAATCCTATGAACATAACGGAATTACGAATGATCTTGAGTTAGCGATGAAGCTTAAGGAGAAAGGACAAAAACGCCCTCAATATAGACATTGGGTTTTTAACCGAGAAGGGGAGGCGTGCCGAATTGAAGGAACAGAAATTCAAAAAATGAAAGCTGGATCAAGAAGATTGTATTTTTGTCCAATGTGTCAGGCGAAGTAAGAAAAAAACTTGCAAACGCATTCAATGGTGTGGTAAGTTATATGTAACCGGTTACACAAGGACGAAGGAGTGAAGCACATGGCTACAATTCGAGATGTAGCAGAACATGCGGGAGTATCTGTTGCGACCGTTTCTCGTGTATTAAATGATAATGGTTATGTAGGTGTCGAAACGAGAAAACGTGTGATGGATGCGATCAATAGTTTGAACTACAGTCCAAATGAAGTAGCGCGCTCACTCTATAAGCGAGAATCAAGGTTAATTGGACTGCTTCTTCCTGACATTACGAACCCTTTTTTTCCACAGTTAGCTCGTGGGATTGAGGATGAAGTCAACCGAGCTGGATTCAGGTTGTTACTTGGAAACAGTGATGAAGAGGCAATGAAAGAATTAGAGTACATCCAAACCTTTTTGCAAAATCAAGTTGTTGGCATTATTTCAGCAACAAATAATACAGATAACGAGAATTATACAAATCTTGATTTGCCCGTTGTCTTTCTAGATCGTGTGTCAAAACAACATCCTTCTGTTTATGCTGATGGAATTGAAGGCGGACGACTGGCAGCGAAAGCGTTAGTTGAGAGAGGGTCAAAAAGAATTACACTGATTAAAGGACCTGGGCATGTAAAGCCAGCGATGGATCGGTTTCAAGGAGCACTCGCTGAATTAAGTGCAGCAGAAGTCGATTTTTCGGTTCTTTCAACTTCCTCTTACGCATTTGATGATGCACGAAAAAGGGCTGAAGAGCTCTTTGAAAAGCATTCTGATACGGATGGAGTGATTGCAAGTAACGATATTGTAGCAATTGCCATTTTACATGAGGCACTTCGTCTTGGCAGAAGGATTCCGGAGGACTTACAGCTGATTGGTTACGATGATATCCCGTTTAGTAGCTTGTCTTATCCTTCTTTATCAACGATCAGGCAACCTGCTTATGAAATGGGGAGGGAAGCAGCGAAATTACTCATTCGAATGATTCGAAAAGAAAAGGAAATTGATCAAACGATTCAATTGCCAGTTACGCTAATTGAACGAAATACGACAAGAAAGGTTGATCCAAATGCGTAAAGCGAAAATAGCTGTAATCGGAAGTTCCTCAATGGATCTTGTAGTAACTTCCAAGAAACGTCCAGGAGCGGGAGAAACGGTATTAGGAGAATCATTTAAAACCGTCCCTGGCGGCAAAGGGGCAAATCAAGCAGTTGCAGCGGCAAGGCTTGGTGCAGAAGTGCATATGATTGGCTGTGTCGGTGACGACCATTACGGCGAGGCGATCTTAAGAAACTTTAAAAACAATGGTGTTAAAACCGACCATGTGGAACCGGTTACAGGTGTTGAAAGCGGAACGGCTCACATCATTCTTGCAGAGGGCGATAACAGTATTGTGGTTGTTAAAGGAGCGAATGATTACATTACGCCTTCTTATATTAAAAAGAAGGCTGAGCTCATTGAAAGTTGCGATCTGGTCATGATTCAGCAAGAAATACCGGAAGAAACGGTAGCGTTTGTAGCTGAGTTATGTAAGAAAGTGGATGTGCCGTTGTTACTTAACCCAGCGCCGGCAAGACCCATCTCGCAGCAGGTGATTGATTTAGCTACGTATATGACACCTAATGAACATGAGGCAGACGTTTTATTTAGTGGGCAATCAATGAATGAGTCATTAAGAATGTATCCTGAAAAGGTATTTATTACGGAAGGCGCAGCAGGTGTACGTTATTTCAATGGGCAAGAGGAAGTGTTGATTCCCTCATTTAAAGTAGAAGCCATTGATACAACCGGCGCAGGAGATACGTTTAACGCTGCATTTGGTACAGCAATTGCGGAAGGAAAAACGCTAGCGGATAGCATAACTTTTGGTAATCGCGCTGCTTCTCTTTCTGTTACTGGTTTTGGAGCACAAGGCGGCATGCCGACACGTGAAGAAGTGGAAAGGATGCTAGCAGAATGAAAAGAAGAGGAATGTTAAATAGTCATATTTCTAAAGTTCTTGCAGATCTCGGGCACACCGATCAGATTGTTATTGCAGATGCTGGCCTCCCCGTTCCGGTTGGTGTCCCGAAAATTGATCTCGCATTACGTCCGGGGCTCCCAGCATTTCGTGATGTGGTGAGTGAACTTCTTCAAGAGATGGTTGTCGAGCGTGTGACGCTTGCATATGAAATTGAAGGTAACCAAAAGGTGCATGATTGGCTAAAGCAGGAGCTTGAAGAAACGGAACGGAATTATGTCGATCATGAAGCATTTAAAGAGCAAACGAGGCAGGCGAAAGTTGTCATCCGCACAGGTGAGACAACGCCATATGCCAATTGCATTCTTCATTCAGGAGTAATCTTTTAAACGAGGTGAACAGCATGCAAATTAGCATGAGAGACATTCATAAAGCATTTGGAGCGAACAAAGTGCTTGAAGGCGTGAACATCGACATTCATGATGCCGAAGTTCATGCCCTTATGGGAGAAAATGGAGCGGGGAAGTCAACGCTCATGAACATTCTAACTGGTCTTCATAAGAAAGATCATGGCACAATGGTGATCGATGGAAAAGAACGGGTTTTTGATAATCCGAAAGAAGCTGAAGAAAATGGTGTTGCTTTTATCCATCAAGAGCTAAACATCTGGCCAGAATTAACGGTATTGGAGAATTTGTTCATTAATAAGGAACCGGTTACATCTTTTGGTCTTATTCATTCGAAAAAAATGAAAGCGATTGCGAATGAGCAGTTTAAGAAACTAGCCATCTCCATTCCTCTTCAGCAGGAAGCAGGAAAATGTTCCGTTGGAGAGCAGCAGATGATTGAAATTGCAAAGGCATTAATGACAGATGCGAAAGTGATTATTATGGATGAGCCCACAGCAGCACTAACGGAACGTGAGATTCAAACGCTGTTCCAGGTGATTCGCTCACTAAAGAAAAGCGGCGTTTCCATTGTCTACATTTCGCATCGTATGGAAGAGATCTTCACAATCTGTGACAGCATTACCGTCATGCGAGATGGAAAAACAGTTGATACAAAGGCGATTCCAGAGACGAATTTTGATGAAGTTGTTCGAAAAATGGTTGGTCGAGAATTAACTGATCGCTTTCCTGAACGTTCTCCGAAGCCTGGTGAAACGATGTTAGAAGTCAAAGGCCTCGCTAGAAAAGGCGTGTTTGAGAATGTCAATTTTTCCGTAAGGTCCGGTGAGATCGTTGGCGTTTCGGGGTTAATGGGTGCTGGTCGAACTGAAGTCATGCGGACGATTTTTGGACTGGATGGAAAATACACTGGCGATATTTTCATTAGTGGTAAAAAAGTAGTCATTAAAAATCCTTCTCACGCTGTTCAACTAGGACTTGGTTTTATTACAGAAGATCGAAAAGAAGAGGGACTTGTGCTCGATTTCTCTCTGAAGGATAATATCGCGTTACCGAGTCTTTATAGCTTTGCTCCGAAAGGCTTAATCAATGAAAAAAGCGAGCTGGACTTTGTTGAGCTCCTCATTAAACGGCTAACGATTAAAACTGAGTCTGCTC
This genomic interval carries:
- a CDS encoding potassium/proton antiporter, coding for MDTNAVILFSAIFLIGGVLMAKFSSRLGVPALVLFIIVGMITGSDGLGYIYFDNASLTQSLGILALVLILFDGGLQTEWRRTKAVLPISLSLATVGVLITSGLFGVAAKMILDVNWNEALLLGAIVGSTDAAAVFAVLKGKNIKRKLQSTLEAESGSNDPMAMFLTLTLLQLAIGETAFGASVILSFFWQMGAGLLLGVLFGYAASWAMKNIELGSNGLYPVFSIAIALITYSATDLVNASGLLAVYAAALVLGNTKSLPYGQTIFRFHDGIAWMMQILMFIMLGLLVNPSELFSTWIVLKGLALSFILIVIARPIAVFLSSIPFKFTLKEKTFLSWAGLRGAVPIVLATFPLLEGLENSQLFFNLIFFIVLTSALVQGATIPLIGKKLGLTSPEVHVPSHSLELVSSTTVNAEMIPYTIRPSSKLIGKELSDISFPDKVLVSAIIRRDELIAPSGDTKIKVNDVLYILVENQKKSELEKVLGIRKTIGG
- the nei gene encoding endonuclease VIII, encoding MPEGPEIRRAADQVEKALRKGSVMDVFFAFEHLKGYESLLSGAEVTRVDTKGKAMLIRFDNGYTIYSHNQLYGKWVIRNAYNYPKTNRQLRLALHNEKKSALLYSASDIEVLRDEEVPLHPFIAKVGPDLLSEEVSAEQLKERFESKAFHKKKWTSLLLDQSFIGGIGNYLRSEILFLAGIHPDLRPIDCSEQQLTKAAEATVKLVHQSYEHNGITNDLELAMKLKEKGQKRPQYRHWVFNREGEACRIEGTEIQKMKAGSRRLYFCPMCQAK
- a CDS encoding LacI family DNA-binding transcriptional regulator, yielding MATIRDVAEHAGVSVATVSRVLNDNGYVGVETRKRVMDAINSLNYSPNEVARSLYKRESRLIGLLLPDITNPFFPQLARGIEDEVNRAGFRLLLGNSDEEAMKELEYIQTFLQNQVVGIISATNNTDNENYTNLDLPVVFLDRVSKQHPSVYADGIEGGRLAAKALVERGSKRITLIKGPGHVKPAMDRFQGALAELSAAEVDFSVLSTSSYAFDDARKRAEELFEKHSDTDGVIASNDIVAIAILHEALRLGRRIPEDLQLIGYDDIPFSSLSYPSLSTIRQPAYEMGREAAKLLIRMIRKEKEIDQTIQLPVTLIERNTTRKVDPNA
- the rbsK gene encoding ribokinase, whose product is MRKAKIAVIGSSSMDLVVTSKKRPGAGETVLGESFKTVPGGKGANQAVAAARLGAEVHMIGCVGDDHYGEAILRNFKNNGVKTDHVEPVTGVESGTAHIILAEGDNSIVVVKGANDYITPSYIKKKAELIESCDLVMIQQEIPEETVAFVAELCKKVDVPLLLNPAPARPISQQVIDLATYMTPNEHEADVLFSGQSMNESLRMYPEKVFITEGAAGVRYFNGQEEVLIPSFKVEAIDTTGAGDTFNAAFGTAIAEGKTLADSITFGNRAASLSVTGFGAQGGMPTREEVERMLAE
- the rbsD gene encoding D-ribose pyranase, giving the protein MKRRGMLNSHISKVLADLGHTDQIVIADAGLPVPVGVPKIDLALRPGLPAFRDVVSELLQEMVVERVTLAYEIEGNQKVHDWLKQELEETERNYVDHEAFKEQTRQAKVVIRTGETTPYANCILHSGVIF
- a CDS encoding sugar ABC transporter ATP-binding protein; the encoded protein is MQISMRDIHKAFGANKVLEGVNIDIHDAEVHALMGENGAGKSTLMNILTGLHKKDHGTMVIDGKERVFDNPKEAEENGVAFIHQELNIWPELTVLENLFINKEPVTSFGLIHSKKMKAIANEQFKKLAISIPLQQEAGKCSVGEQQMIEIAKALMTDAKVIIMDEPTAALTEREIQTLFQVIRSLKKSGVSIVYISHRMEEIFTICDSITVMRDGKTVDTKAIPETNFDEVVRKMVGRELTDRFPERSPKPGETMLEVKGLARKGVFENVNFSVRSGEIVGVSGLMGAGRTEVMRTIFGLDGKYTGDIFISGKKVVIKNPSHAVQLGLGFITEDRKEEGLVLDFSLKDNIALPSLYSFAPKGLINEKSELDFVELLIKRLTIKTESAQTSAKNLSGGNQQKVVIAKWIGIGPKVLILDEPTRGVDVGAKREIYQLMNELTDRGVAIIMVSSELPEVLGMSDRILVFREGQLTGEVSKKEATQEKIMTLATGGQEDE